One part of the Mesorhizobium sp. M4B.F.Ca.ET.058.02.1.1 genome encodes these proteins:
- a CDS encoding molybdopterin-binding/glycosyltransferase family 2 protein, protein MKFGPVPIDEAEGAVLAHATEAGERRFRKAHRLSADDLSVLKAAGISEVVAAVLAPDDLDEDAAAERIAAGMSHRNVEARPAATGRVNLHAKAAGVFTVDRAMIDAINAIDPTITIATLAQHAPVEKGQVVATVKIIPFAVAGSLVDRAARICTDGEIFAVNAYRPMRIGVIQTMLPGVKPSVLDKTLRITEARLTRSGSHLTAERRTPHEVAPVAEAATSLARDNDMVVIFGASAMSDFADVVPAAIEHAGGSVVRAGMPVDPGNLLVLGTLAGKRIIGAPGCARSPKENGFDWVLDRLIAGLDVTAGDIAGMGVGGLLMEIPTRPQPREPATARARPKVEIVLLAAGRSSRMGGPNKLLALFDGKPLVRRAAERALGSRAANTIVVTGHQRERVRGALSGLDVILADNPDFADGLSSSLKAGIARVSAEAAGAMIVLGDMPGVSSADLDRLIEAFRRSGGRSVVRAAHDGRRGNPVLLPRSLFGAIAHLEGDTGARHLVEAGGLDVVDVEIGKAASVDVDTREAVEGAGGVLQD, encoded by the coding sequence GTGAAATTCGGTCCCGTTCCGATCGATGAGGCCGAGGGCGCGGTGCTGGCGCACGCCACAGAGGCCGGAGAGCGGCGCTTTCGCAAGGCGCACAGGCTGAGCGCCGATGACCTGTCGGTGCTGAAAGCGGCCGGCATTTCCGAGGTGGTCGCGGCCGTGCTGGCGCCCGACGATCTCGACGAGGACGCCGCGGCGGAACGGATCGCCGCCGGCATGAGCCATCGCAACGTGGAGGCCAGGCCCGCCGCGACCGGCCGGGTCAATCTCCACGCCAAGGCGGCCGGCGTCTTCACCGTCGACCGCGCGATGATCGACGCCATCAACGCCATCGATCCGACCATCACCATCGCCACGCTGGCGCAGCATGCGCCGGTCGAGAAAGGCCAGGTGGTGGCTACGGTCAAGATCATTCCCTTCGCCGTCGCCGGCAGCCTGGTCGATCGGGCGGCAAGGATCTGCACCGATGGTGAGATCTTTGCAGTCAACGCCTATCGGCCGATGCGGATCGGCGTCATCCAGACGATGCTGCCCGGCGTCAAACCGAGCGTGCTCGACAAGACGCTGCGCATCACCGAAGCGCGCCTGACGCGCTCGGGCAGCCATCTGACCGCCGAGCGCCGCACGCCGCACGAGGTCGCGCCCGTCGCGGAAGCGGCGACCTCGCTCGCCCGCGACAACGACATGGTGGTGATCTTCGGCGCCTCGGCGATGAGCGATTTCGCCGACGTCGTCCCGGCGGCGATCGAACACGCAGGGGGCAGCGTGGTCCGCGCCGGCATGCCCGTCGATCCCGGCAACCTGCTGGTGCTGGGCACGCTTGCCGGCAAACGCATCATCGGCGCGCCTGGCTGCGCCCGCAGCCCCAAGGAGAACGGCTTCGACTGGGTGCTCGACCGGCTGATCGCCGGCCTCGACGTGACGGCTGGCGATATCGCCGGCATGGGCGTCGGCGGGCTGCTGATGGAGATACCGACCCGGCCGCAGCCGCGTGAGCCGGCGACTGCGAGAGCCCGGCCGAAGGTCGAGATCGTGCTTCTGGCGGCGGGGCGCTCCAGCCGCATGGGCGGGCCGAACAAGCTGCTGGCACTGTTCGACGGCAAGCCGCTGGTGCGCCGCGCCGCCGAGAGAGCGCTGGGTTCCAGGGCGGCAAACACAATTGTCGTCACCGGCCATCAAAGAGAGCGGGTGCGCGGCGCGCTTTCCGGCCTCGATGTGATCCTGGCCGACAATCCCGATTTCGCCGACGGCCTGTCCTCGTCTCTCAAGGCGGGCATCGCCAGGGTTTCGGCCGAGGCCGCCGGCGCCATGATCGTCCTTGGCGACATGCCCGGCGTGTCCTCCGCCGATCTCGACCGGCTGATCGAAGCCTTCCGCAGATCCGGCGGCCGCTCGGTGGTGCGTGCCGCCCACGACGGCCGGCGCGGCAACCCGGTCCTGCTGCCTCGTTCGTTGTTTGGGGCCATCGCCCACCTCGAAGGCGACACCGGCGCGCGCCACCTGGTCGAAGCCGGGGGGCTTGATGTCGTCGATGTCGAGATCGGCAAGGCGGCCTCGGTCGATGTCGACACGCGCGAGGCGGTGGAAGGCGCCGGCGGTGTGCTGCAGGATTGA
- a CDS encoding XdhC family protein — MDPYVLKTLNEERRARRAAILVTDLGDGRDRIVREGDPVAGELGEAIARAFRTGNSGSVEAEGRTFFLNVHLPQPRLVVIGAVHISQALAPMARIAGYPVEIIDPRTAFATPERFPDVALHAEWPQDVLARQPLDSYTALAAVTHDPKIDDFALKAALDARCFYVGALGSRKTHAKRVERLLALGASADQIARIHAPIGLDIGAASPAEIAVAVLAQTIHAFRSRGLEAKGAVA; from the coding sequence ATGGACCCGTACGTCCTCAAGACATTGAACGAAGAGCGCCGCGCCCGCCGCGCGGCGATCCTGGTCACCGACCTCGGCGACGGCCGCGACCGCATCGTGCGCGAGGGCGATCCAGTCGCCGGCGAATTGGGCGAGGCGATCGCCAGGGCATTTCGTACCGGCAATTCCGGCTCGGTCGAGGCGGAAGGGCGCACCTTCTTCCTCAATGTGCATCTGCCGCAGCCGCGCCTGGTGGTGATCGGCGCCGTCCATATCAGCCAGGCGCTGGCGCCGATGGCCAGGATCGCCGGCTATCCCGTCGAGATCATCGACCCGCGCACCGCTTTCGCCACGCCGGAGCGCTTTCCCGATGTGGCGCTGCACGCCGAATGGCCGCAGGATGTGCTGGCGCGCCAGCCCCTCGACAGCTACACGGCGCTTGCCGCCGTCACCCACGACCCCAAGATCGACGATTTTGCATTGAAGGCAGCGCTCGACGCCAGGTGTTTCTATGTCGGCGCTCTCGGCAGCAGGAAGACGCACGCCAAGCGCGTGGAACGCCTGCTGGCGCTCGGTGCCAGCGCCGACCAGATCGCCCGCATCCATGCGCCGATCGGCCTCGATATCGGCGCGGCAAGTCCGGCCGAGATCGCCGTCGCGGTGCTGGCGCAGACCATCCACGCCTTCCGTTCGCGCGGCCTCGAAGCAAAAGGCGCCGTGGCGTGA
- a CDS encoding XdhC family protein, with product MENSIYLDEARDPLIIAEGWMKDGKDVAIATVVETWGSAPRPVGSHLVIDADGNFHGSVSGGCVEGAVVTEAIDVIGSGKARMLEFGVADETAWQVGLSCGGRIKVYVERLG from the coding sequence ATGGAAAACAGCATCTATCTCGATGAGGCCCGCGATCCCCTGATCATCGCGGAAGGCTGGATGAAGGATGGCAAGGATGTCGCCATCGCGACCGTGGTCGAGACCTGGGGTTCGGCGCCGCGCCCGGTCGGCAGCCATCTGGTCATCGACGCCGACGGCAATTTCCACGGCTCCGTCTCCGGCGGCTGCGTCGAAGGAGCGGTGGTGACCGAGGCGATCGATGTCATTGGCTCGGGCAAGGCCAGGATGCTGGAGTTCGGCGTTGCCGACGAGACCGCCTGGCAGGTGGGGCTCTCCTGCGGCGGCCGCATCAAGGTGTATGTCGAGCGGCTGGGCTAG
- a CDS encoding RidA family protein — MTLQCINPKDLPVPQTYSQVVVATGSKLVFISGQEPEDLDGKLVGRGDLATQARQVFANLGRALAAAGAAPAQVARITIYVVNYNRDECLPIIEKARVELFGDHKPADVVLGVASLSPDYLIEVDAVAVID; from the coding sequence ATGACGCTCCAATGCATCAACCCAAAGGACCTGCCAGTTCCGCAGACGTACAGCCAGGTTGTCGTTGCGACAGGCAGCAAGTTGGTTTTCATCTCGGGCCAGGAGCCAGAAGACTTGGATGGCAAGCTGGTTGGCCGTGGTGATCTTGCGACTCAGGCGCGCCAGGTGTTTGCCAATCTCGGCCGCGCACTCGCCGCCGCCGGTGCGGCGCCTGCGCAGGTCGCCAGGATCACGATCTATGTCGTCAACTACAATCGCGATGAATGCTTGCCGATCATCGAAAAGGCTCGGGTAGAGCTGTTCGGAGATCACAAACCAGCCGACGTGGTGCTTGGCGTGGCGAGCCTGTCCCCCGACTATCTGATCGAAGTTGACGCGGTCGCGGTGATTGATTGA
- a CDS encoding VWA domain-containing protein has translation MKAPRSDPAEATEDGRIADNIVYFARTLRKAGMRVGPASVKDAIEAVLAAGIGSRDDFYWTLHAVLVSRHEDHPVFDEAFRLFWKSRELIEKMLAMFSPVALNTSEKQKPRAAETRVSQAMFEGHQKNQPAREIPEIEVDARFTFSGNEVLRGKDFAQMDAAELAEAKHAIAALRLPFDMVRTRRFRADAQGRRIDPRAMMRSAARTGGTLILPKFRSAREVHPPLVVLADISGSMSQYTRIFLHFLHALTEKRRRVHAFVFGTRLTNLTRQMRHRDPDAALAECSATVKDWSGGTRIGDTLAEFNRLWSRRVLGQGAVVLLITDGLERDEIAGLSEEMERLHKSCRRLIWLNPLLRFDGFEARARGVKAMLAHVDEFRPVHNLEALADLCASLDQRPAASVDPRRWLPAGDRHAA, from the coding sequence ATGAAGGCGCCGCGTTCCGATCCCGCAGAGGCCACGGAAGACGGGCGCATCGCCGACAACATCGTCTACTTCGCCCGTACCTTGCGCAAGGCCGGCATGCGGGTCGGGCCGGCTTCGGTCAAGGATGCGATCGAGGCGGTGCTTGCCGCCGGCATCGGCTCGCGCGATGATTTCTACTGGACGCTGCATGCCGTGCTGGTCTCCCGGCACGAGGACCATCCGGTCTTCGACGAGGCCTTCCGGCTGTTCTGGAAATCGCGCGAACTGATCGAGAAAATGCTGGCGATGTTCTCGCCCGTCGCGCTGAATACCAGCGAGAAGCAGAAGCCTCGCGCGGCCGAGACCCGCGTCAGCCAGGCGATGTTCGAGGGCCATCAGAAGAACCAGCCGGCGAGGGAAATCCCCGAGATCGAGGTCGACGCCCGCTTCACCTTTTCCGGCAACGAGGTGCTGCGCGGCAAGGATTTCGCCCAGATGGACGCCGCTGAACTGGCCGAGGCCAAGCACGCGATCGCCGCCTTGCGGCTGCCCTTCGACATGGTCCGCACGCGCCGCTTCAGGGCGGACGCGCAAGGCAGGCGCATCGATCCGCGTGCCATGATGCGGTCGGCCGCGCGCACCGGCGGCACGCTGATCCTGCCGAAATTCCGCTCTGCCCGCGAGGTGCATCCGCCGCTGGTGGTGCTTGCCGACATTTCCGGCTCGATGAGCCAGTACACGCGCATCTTCTTGCATTTCCTGCACGCGCTGACGGAAAAGCGCCGCCGCGTGCATGCCTTCGTCTTCGGCACGCGCCTGACCAATTTGACGCGGCAGATGCGCCATCGCGATCCCGATGCCGCGCTCGCCGAGTGCTCGGCGACTGTGAAGGACTGGTCCGGCGGCACCCGTATCGGCGACACGCTGGCCGAGTTCAACCGCCTGTGGTCGCGGCGCGTGCTGGGGCAGGGGGCTGTGGTGCTGCTGATCACCGACGGGTTGGAGCGCGACGAGATCGCCGGCCTTTCGGAAGAAATGGAGCGGCTGCACAAATCCTGCCGTCGGTTGATCTGGCTGAACCCTCTGCTGCGCTTCGACGGTTTCGAGGCGCGCGCGCGTGGCGTCAAGGCGATGCTGGCGCATGTCGACGAGTTCCGCCCGGTGCACAATCTCGAGGCGTTGGCCGATCTCTGCGCCTCGCTCGACCAGCGGCCGGCCGCTTCCGTCGATCCGCGTCGATGGCTGCCGGCTGGCGACAGGCACGCCGCATAG
- a CDS encoding MoxR family ATPase, which produces MTGLKPRPAPRTIDETLDLLTGADYVADRSLATVLFLSLRMKRPLFLEGEAGVGKTEIAKVLAEALGRRLIRLQCYEGLDVSSAVYEWNYAAQMIEIRMEEAAGKVVRSDMERNVFSEKYLIRRPVLDALTGKAGAAPVFLIDELDRTDEAFEAFLLEILSDFQVTVPELGTIKAEEPPIVIITTNRTREIHDALKRRCLYHWVDYPNAERELEIVRRKVPQANSRLSAEVVSFIQKLRQIELFKAPGVAETIDWAGALTELDKVALDPETVSDTIGVLLKYQDDIARIGAGEGRRILDEVKAELAAAQ; this is translated from the coding sequence ATGACCGGCTTGAAACCGCGCCCGGCGCCGCGGACGATCGACGAGACGCTCGATCTCCTGACCGGCGCGGACTATGTGGCGGACCGTTCGCTGGCCACCGTGCTGTTTCTCTCATTGCGCATGAAGCGGCCGCTCTTCCTCGAGGGCGAGGCCGGCGTCGGCAAGACCGAGATCGCCAAGGTGCTGGCCGAGGCGCTCGGCCGCCGGCTGATCCGCCTGCAGTGCTATGAGGGGCTCGACGTCTCCTCCGCCGTCTACGAGTGGAACTACGCCGCGCAGATGATCGAGATCCGCATGGAGGAGGCGGCCGGCAAGGTCGTGCGCTCCGACATGGAGCGCAACGTTTTCTCCGAAAAGTACCTGATCCGCCGCCCGGTGCTCGATGCGCTGACCGGCAAGGCGGGCGCTGCCCCGGTATTCCTCATCGACGAGCTCGACCGCACCGACGAGGCCTTCGAGGCCTTCCTGCTCGAAATCCTCTCGGACTTCCAGGTGACGGTGCCGGAGCTCGGCACGATCAAGGCGGAGGAGCCGCCGATCGTCATCATCACCACCAATCGCACGCGCGAAATCCATGACGCGCTGAAACGCCGCTGCCTCTATCACTGGGTCGACTATCCCAATGCAGAGCGTGAGCTGGAGATCGTACGGCGCAAGGTGCCGCAGGCCAACAGCCGGCTTTCGGCCGAGGTTGTGTCCTTCATCCAGAAGCTCCGCCAGATCGAATTGTTCAAGGCGCCGGGCGTCGCCGAAACCATTGACTGGGCCGGCGCATTGACCGAACTCGACAAGGTGGCGCTCGATCCGGAGACAGTTTCCGACACGATCGGCGTGCTGTTGAAATACCAGGACGACATCGCTCGCATCGGCGCGGGCGAGGGCCGGCGCATCCTCGACGAGGTCAAGGCCGAGCTCGCGGCGGCGCAGTAG
- a CDS encoding flavin reductase, whose product MLKKNDIGPQAYRDAMAHFAGQVHVVTTDGPAGRRGATVIAACSVSDTPPTVLVCLNRENPKNEPFVANGRFALNTLASHQEPLSVGFSGMTGLPVEERFALGEWDVISTGAPTLKGALAVFDCELIDTKDLATHRVLFGKVTGLRIGDNLRPLIYHGRGYRAL is encoded by the coding sequence GTGCTGAAGAAGAACGACATCGGGCCGCAGGCCTATCGCGACGCGATGGCCCATTTTGCCGGCCAGGTCCACGTGGTGACCACCGACGGCCCCGCCGGCAGACGAGGCGCGACCGTTATCGCCGCTTGCTCGGTGTCCGACACGCCGCCGACCGTGCTCGTCTGCCTCAACCGCGAAAATCCCAAGAACGAGCCTTTTGTTGCGAATGGCAGGTTCGCGCTCAACACGCTGGCATCGCATCAGGAGCCGCTGTCAGTCGGCTTTTCCGGCATGACCGGCCTGCCGGTGGAGGAACGGTTTGCGCTGGGCGAATGGGACGTGATCTCGACCGGCGCGCCGACCCTGAAAGGGGCGCTTGCCGTGTTCGATTGCGAGCTGATCGACACCAAGGATCTCGCCACGCACCGTGTGCTTTTTGGCAAGGTGACAGGCCTGCGCATCGGCGATAATTTGCGCCCGCTGATCTATCACGGTCGCGGCTATCGCGCCCTGTAG